A window of Deinococcus terrestris contains these coding sequences:
- a CDS encoding UvrD-helicase domain-containing protein: protein MTLTDEQQRGITFGGSVAIDAGAGSGKTFVLTRRLLRQMQEGLQPEELVAVTFTEAAAAELRTRLQTLLEEEAHRSGDARLASAARTLPLAQISTIHALCARIIRDHPVESGAGLRFQVLDESQAAVWLDGVLPDVLATLPPGAFGAVPAALALDAVTLMLRDPHRAEAALQVSLTGHEARQQALEERLERQAQEAAGGWEDALHLLRGHSSSDPDDGLERARMAALQAAAVTGSWTVRQAAMHGALRSVRSNAGNARVWGAAKAVVHKAVQTLQRLSVPQGPLEAEVWQAQAVPVLARLYGHAQGRLNALKAEQEVLTFADLERLAARTLRHDEVRAYYQARWKAVCVDEFQDTSPLQWEILSALAPEGVNFTVVGDEKQSIYAFRGADVRPFREARAQIAARGGATISLHRSFRTHAPLVEVINTFFQSFMPGPSGAGSTAASFTPLQAHRRHAPHPSPPCELHVVRGPVGVTELRAAEADLIAHRIQALLAEGRTVEERGRIRPLTYRDVAVLLRIRTNLPLYEGALFHAGIPSAVQGGRGLLDRPEVRDLTQLLFFLAQPADDLALAAVLRSPMFGWSDERLRDVAAPRPRGFSLWQALDAAGAPPLLQTLCERRGSLTASALVTLALEGTQHATVMASLPDGMRRLANIDAFLSLLHTWAAAGRADVQSAALALQDALRLDLPVPEATLGSDDAVQIMTIHGSKGLEFPVVIVPDLLQQGRADSAPLLMDAERGLALRVPGLPGAQQPALHLKLQDLQAERRASEAERLMYVALTRAADALILTMAAKPSQAPDVAALTRGFPQEDVTRFAYEHHRIPRPEPWTLRRTGRVHGARMQESMALPESLPVTSLGAYLHCPRAFGYRYVAGRPPFSALWTEPGPLGTGRAGGAVIGSAVHQAIELGWSAAAIRAGFPHLRDAERQEVATLAGALSSPAFAALPTQPPQREVPLSLTFEDLQFEGVIDAHYGHWLVDYKTDRSVSPDDHAPQLALYLQATGAERASLAYLRQEVLYTLNPAEVERGLAQARHAAQGIRAGVFTPTPSAPACRLCLYRQVCDASLFASAPDAALA, encoded by the coding sequence GTGACCCTCACTGACGAACAACAGCGGGGCATCACCTTCGGGGGCAGCGTCGCCATTGACGCTGGGGCAGGCAGCGGCAAGACGTTCGTGCTGACCCGCCGGCTGCTGCGGCAGATGCAGGAAGGGCTGCAGCCGGAGGAACTCGTCGCGGTGACGTTCACCGAAGCGGCTGCGGCTGAGCTGCGCACGCGGTTGCAGACCCTGCTGGAGGAAGAAGCGCACCGAAGTGGAGACGCCCGGCTGGCCTCCGCCGCGCGGACGCTGCCGCTCGCGCAGATCAGCACCATCCACGCGCTGTGCGCGCGCATCATCCGCGACCACCCGGTGGAGAGTGGAGCGGGGCTGCGCTTCCAGGTGCTTGACGAGTCGCAGGCAGCCGTGTGGCTTGATGGGGTGCTGCCGGACGTCCTCGCGACGCTGCCGCCTGGGGCGTTCGGCGCGGTGCCCGCTGCGCTGGCGCTGGATGCAGTGACCCTGATGCTGCGCGACCCCCACCGCGCCGAGGCAGCCCTGCAGGTGAGCCTCACGGGACATGAGGCCAGGCAGCAGGCCCTGGAGGAGCGTCTGGAGCGTCAGGCGCAGGAGGCCGCCGGAGGCTGGGAAGACGCCCTGCACCTTCTGCGCGGCCACTCCAGCAGTGACCCTGACGACGGGCTCGAGCGCGCCCGGATGGCCGCCCTGCAGGCTGCGGCCGTCACGGGCAGCTGGACAGTCCGGCAGGCGGCCATGCACGGTGCCCTGCGTTCGGTGCGCAGCAACGCCGGGAACGCCCGTGTCTGGGGTGCAGCCAAGGCCGTGGTCCACAAAGCAGTCCAGACCTTGCAGCGGCTCTCTGTGCCTCAGGGACCCCTCGAGGCCGAGGTGTGGCAGGCTCAGGCGGTGCCTGTCCTCGCGCGGCTGTACGGGCATGCCCAGGGCCGGCTGAACGCCCTGAAAGCGGAACAGGAGGTGCTGACGTTCGCGGACCTCGAACGTCTCGCGGCGCGGACGCTGAGGCATGACGAGGTGCGGGCGTACTACCAGGCCCGCTGGAAGGCCGTGTGCGTGGACGAGTTCCAGGACACCAGCCCACTGCAGTGGGAGATTCTCTCCGCCCTGGCCCCGGAGGGCGTGAACTTCACGGTGGTGGGGGATGAAAAGCAGAGCATCTACGCCTTTCGTGGCGCGGATGTCCGCCCCTTCCGCGAAGCCCGCGCGCAGATTGCCGCCCGCGGTGGGGCGACCATCAGTCTCCACCGTTCCTTCCGGACGCACGCGCCGCTGGTCGAGGTGATCAACACCTTTTTCCAAAGCTTCATGCCTGGCCCGTCCGGAGCTGGGTCCACCGCCGCGAGCTTCACGCCGCTGCAGGCCCACCGGCGGCACGCGCCGCACCCGTCGCCACCCTGCGAGCTTCACGTGGTGAGGGGGCCCGTGGGCGTGACCGAGTTGCGCGCGGCGGAAGCGGACCTGATCGCGCACCGCATCCAGGCGCTGCTCGCCGAGGGCCGCACCGTCGAGGAGCGTGGCCGGATCCGGCCGCTCACGTACCGCGACGTCGCCGTCCTGCTGCGCATCCGCACCAACCTGCCCCTGTATGAGGGCGCGCTCTTCCACGCTGGAATTCCCTCGGCGGTGCAGGGGGGGCGTGGCCTGCTCGACCGACCCGAAGTGCGCGACCTCACCCAGCTTCTTTTCTTCCTCGCCCAGCCAGCGGACGACCTCGCGCTGGCCGCCGTGCTGCGCAGCCCGATGTTCGGCTGGTCCGATGAGAGGCTGCGGGACGTGGCGGCCCCGCGGCCCCGCGGCTTCAGCCTCTGGCAGGCCCTGGACGCTGCGGGGGCGCCCCCACTCTTGCAGACGCTGTGCGAGCGGCGAGGCAGCCTCACCGCCAGCGCACTCGTCACGCTGGCGCTGGAAGGCACGCAGCATGCCACAGTCATGGCGAGCCTTCCGGACGGCATGCGGCGGCTGGCGAACATCGACGCGTTCCTCAGCCTGCTGCACACCTGGGCCGCAGCGGGCCGCGCCGACGTGCAAAGCGCCGCGCTGGCACTGCAGGACGCCCTGCGCCTGGACCTGCCGGTGCCGGAGGCCACCCTGGGCTCGGACGACGCCGTGCAAATCATGACCATTCACGGCAGCAAGGGTCTGGAGTTTCCCGTGGTGATTGTCCCGGACCTGTTGCAGCAGGGTCGGGCGGACAGCGCTCCCCTGTTGATGGACGCAGAGCGCGGATTGGCGCTGCGCGTGCCGGGGCTGCCCGGCGCTCAGCAACCGGCACTGCACCTCAAGCTGCAAGACCTCCAGGCAGAGCGGCGGGCTTCCGAAGCCGAGCGCCTGATGTACGTGGCGCTGACCCGCGCCGCAGACGCCCTCATTCTCACCATGGCCGCCAAGCCCAGCCAGGCCCCCGACGTTGCTGCGCTCACCCGCGGCTTTCCGCAGGAGGACGTGACCCGGTTCGCCTATGAGCACCACCGGATCCCGCGACCCGAGCCGTGGACGCTCCGGCGCACCGGGCGCGTCCACGGGGCCCGGATGCAGGAGAGCATGGCCCTCCCGGAGAGCCTGCCGGTCACGTCCCTGGGCGCGTACCTGCACTGCCCCCGCGCCTTCGGGTACCGCTACGTCGCGGGCCGGCCTCCCTTCAGCGCCCTGTGGACGGAGCCGGGACCGCTGGGGACCGGGCGGGCGGGCGGCGCGGTGATCGGCTCTGCCGTGCACCAGGCCATTGAACTGGGCTGGAGCGCAGCGGCCATCCGAGCAGGCTTCCCGCACCTCAGGGACGCGGAGCGTCAGGAGGTGGCGACCCTGGCCGGCGCGCTGTCGAGTCCGGCCTTTGCTGCGCTGCCGACCCAGCCCCCCCAGCGGGAAGTGCCGCTGAGTCTGACGTTTGAGGACCTGCAATTTGAGGGGGTCATCGACGCCCACTACGGGCACTGGCTCGTGGACTACAAGACGGACCGCAGCGTCTCCCCCGACGATCACGCACCGCAGCTCGCCCTTTACCTCCAAGCGACGGGAGCTGAGCGGGCCAGCCTCGCCTACCTGCGCCAGGAGGTGCTCTACACCCTCAACCCTGCCGAGGTGGAGCGTGGCCTGGCCCAGGCTCGCCACGCAGCCCAGGGGATCCGGGCTGGCGTGTTCACGCCCACGCCGTCTGCCCCTGCTTGCCGCCTGTGCCTGTACCGCCAGGTGTGCGACGCCAGCCTTTTCGCGTCAGCCCCTGACGCGGCCTTGGCCTAA
- a CDS encoding 3'-5' exonuclease has translation MSRLLLAQSFTRRLGQFPNQEQKLIRDAVMVLHLDVIGGSLPRPGLRWHGLNSPDLYSISPNMDLRVILYHKGQDYVVLYADHHDGAYAWANRRRLEVHPYTGAMQVVEVQERTEVLTHVEAATEERVFYPYDAPYLLQLGVPERYVQTVRHATSTNAHELLELLPEEVAERLLGLLAGELVVPPDAQQGDPFSHPDARRAFVVADNEAELGAALQGAWQDWIVFLHPSQRALVDRTFGGAARVTGGAGTGKTVVALHRAARLARAGQRVLLTTYSRTLGSHLSERLVQLVPEPEVRDRITVRTVHALAAQLAGELGLPERQPEDSPAQLRARLERAAREAGSALSPEFLLAEWRGVIEAQGLRNWEAYREARRTGRGTPLGVRQRWDVWQVTQRFRQGLEADGRFTWRTMCDAVTEALSGRPARFDHVIADEAQDLGPSELRFLLTLTGGGTDHLLLAMDEGQRIYQRAFPMKSLGLSFQGRSARLRLNYRTSRQIRELADRLLPGTLRDADDAVEQRLTLSRFQGPEPEIAGLTTPEEEFERVGQWLNARLQEGLQPEEIAVFTRHDPATTAARLQALTGHVTTVVGSLEGSGDPGKISVSTMHRAKGLEFRAVAAIGMHDQALPSAQRLAELLDPGDQADFLAQERHLLYVAATRARDHLLLTYAGEPSRFLTPLVVFSRDKS, from the coding sequence GTGAGCCGACTGCTCCTGGCCCAATCCTTCACCCGGCGACTTGGGCAGTTTCCAAACCAGGAGCAGAAGCTGATCCGGGACGCGGTGATGGTGCTGCACCTGGACGTGATTGGCGGCAGTCTCCCGCGGCCTGGACTGCGGTGGCACGGCCTGAACAGCCCGGACCTGTACAGCATCTCCCCGAACATGGATCTGCGGGTCATCCTCTATCACAAGGGACAGGATTACGTCGTGCTGTACGCCGATCATCACGACGGTGCGTACGCCTGGGCCAACCGGCGCCGCCTGGAAGTCCATCCTTACACCGGGGCTATGCAGGTGGTCGAGGTTCAGGAGCGTACTGAGGTGCTTACCCACGTGGAGGCTGCTACCGAGGAACGCGTCTTTTATCCGTACGACGCGCCCTACCTGTTGCAGCTCGGTGTGCCGGAGCGCTACGTGCAGACGGTTCGCCACGCCACGTCCACCAACGCCCATGAGCTGCTCGAACTGCTGCCGGAGGAAGTCGCCGAGCGGCTGCTGGGCCTGCTCGCCGGGGAGCTGGTCGTGCCGCCGGACGCGCAGCAGGGCGATCCCTTTTCGCACCCGGACGCGCGGCGCGCCTTCGTGGTTGCGGACAACGAGGCAGAACTGGGTGCGGCGCTGCAGGGTGCCTGGCAGGACTGGATCGTGTTTCTGCACCCTTCCCAGCGGGCCCTGGTCGACCGGACCTTTGGCGGTGCGGCCCGCGTGACTGGTGGGGCCGGCACCGGGAAAACCGTCGTCGCGCTGCACCGCGCCGCCCGGTTGGCCCGCGCTGGGCAGCGGGTATTGCTCACCACCTACTCGCGCACGCTGGGCAGCCACCTGAGCGAACGGCTGGTGCAACTGGTTCCCGAACCGGAGGTGCGCGACCGGATCACGGTGCGCACCGTCCATGCCCTCGCCGCGCAATTGGCGGGAGAACTGGGTCTGCCCGAACGGCAACCGGAGGACAGCCCTGCGCAGCTGCGGGCCCGGCTGGAACGCGCCGCGCGCGAGGCCGGCTCGGCACTCAGCCCAGAGTTCTTGCTGGCCGAATGGCGCGGCGTCATTGAGGCGCAGGGTTTGCGTAATTGGGAAGCCTACCGCGAGGCGCGCCGGACCGGGCGCGGCACACCCCTGGGTGTACGGCAGCGCTGGGACGTCTGGCAGGTCACCCAGCGCTTCCGGCAGGGCCTCGAGGCAGACGGCCGCTTCACCTGGCGCACGATGTGTGACGCGGTCACAGAGGCGCTGTCCGGTCGGCCCGCCCGGTTCGACCACGTGATCGCAGATGAGGCGCAGGATCTGGGGCCCAGTGAGCTGCGCTTCCTGCTGACGTTGACGGGTGGGGGCACCGATCATCTGCTGCTGGCCATGGACGAGGGGCAGCGCATCTATCAACGTGCCTTTCCCATGAAAAGCCTCGGCCTGAGCTTCCAGGGCCGGAGTGCCCGACTGCGCCTGAACTACCGCACGTCCCGCCAGATCCGGGAGCTGGCCGATCGGCTGCTCCCCGGGACCTTGCGGGACGCTGACGACGCCGTCGAGCAGCGCCTCACGCTGTCGCGTTTTCAGGGCCCGGAGCCGGAGATCGCGGGCCTGACCACGCCTGAGGAGGAATTCGAGCGGGTCGGGCAGTGGCTGAACGCACGGCTGCAAGAAGGCCTGCAGCCGGAGGAGATCGCGGTGTTCACCCGGCATGACCCGGCGACCACTGCGGCGCGGCTGCAGGCCCTGACCGGCCACGTCACGACGGTGGTGGGGAGCCTGGAGGGCTCGGGCGATCCAGGAAAGATCAGTGTGTCCACCATGCACCGCGCCAAGGGCCTGGAGTTCCGCGCCGTGGCGGCCATCGGTATGCATGACCAGGCCTTGCCGTCCGCTCAGCGCCTCGCGGAGCTGCTGGATCCAGGCGACCAGGCCGATTTCCTGGCTCAGGAACGTCACCTGCTGTATGTGGCGGCCACCCGCGCACGCGACCATCTCCTGCTGACCTATGCCGGTGAACCGAGCCGGTTTCTCACGCCCCTGGTGGTGTTCAGCCGTGACAAATCCTGA
- a CDS encoding DUF1788 domain-containing protein → MSLETRLKALSAALLDPKLLRGRGLGNEIGFYIFDYPPERAPDVARALPQVVRAVESEGVQVAVVNLYRTVLELLETRGYLDKALALEQARGPAALHSALKPLLTPEKVADAVAHEAQGAGLVLLTEVGAAYPLLRSHSILNNLHERLDQVPVVMFFPGTYDGQQLRLFGLFKDDNYYRAFRLLPEAKQGASA, encoded by the coding sequence ATGAGTCTGGAGACCCGCCTGAAGGCCCTGAGCGCTGCGCTGCTCGACCCCAAGCTGCTGCGGGGCCGCGGACTGGGCAACGAGATCGGGTTCTACATCTTCGATTACCCACCGGAGCGTGCCCCTGACGTGGCGCGGGCCCTGCCCCAGGTCGTGAGGGCCGTGGAGTCGGAAGGCGTGCAGGTGGCCGTCGTGAACCTCTACCGCACGGTGCTGGAACTGCTGGAAACGCGTGGGTATCTGGACAAAGCACTGGCTCTGGAACAGGCGCGCGGCCCGGCGGCCCTGCACAGCGCCCTGAAGCCCCTGTTGACCCCGGAGAAGGTGGCTGACGCCGTGGCGCACGAAGCCCAGGGGGCGGGGCTGGTGCTGCTCACCGAGGTGGGGGCGGCCTACCCGCTGCTGCGGTCGCACAGCATCCTCAACAACCTGCACGAGCGGCTCGACCAGGTGCCGGTCGTGATGTTCTTTCCCGGCACCTACGACGGCCAGCAACTGCGGCTGTTCGGGCTGTTCAAGGACGACAACTACTACCGCGCCTTCCGGCTGCTGCCGGAGGCCAAGCAAGGAGCCAGCGCATGA
- a CDS encoding PD-(D/E)XK nuclease family protein, protein MLIRTLTLHPSPTVLRHLARAHLADSPGLTLVPNLAAARSLRQLTRQALPTVTFGQQARRALARTGWQPLGPAEHEARLRELLERLNLEYFGTILDRPSTVSTLAGVLRALLRADASRLPPGRSARERDLARLHRTWVLELLRDERYDPAVPEFFAARTAVFAQALTVTGFAYLDAAQIAYLDRLAEGGSRMFLAAAGDPGLSEAQRTAAALTARGWIPEQISAVPARTQQQLGRVGDRAAQHFLEADNASPPTVDVFMLAGVVEEAREVLRQVKRAHQQDGRPWHELAIIVRDEPTYLAPLVEAAQMYGVPLVGQARRSLAATPLGSLLLAWVEAGQRDWTFGAAQRVLTHPLLQLPFDVGARLRSFGRHAPSGLQAWDSSPATLAFAWPESGTGLEFLQALTRALTGAGVLARQRHDPALAAALAALQQALAPLQALPEGTRAAFLTALGGALRRATVPVLPSKGGVRLATPLGTLGRSFQAVWVLGLAEGLFPQVVTDPPLLDAHQRAHWSESGVYLPGGVEAQAIERALFFHALASARERLTLTRPEVGAGGKVALPSSFLRDFPTARPVPELHAGSRREAEMHRALLGELDDPRVAEAARREEHRERGLDPEPVLPGTVNPDTWTWSASQLHAYGACRYRWFGSKVLRLEAWVPPTRGLDPLTRGRLYHLALERLLSPWVGRAAPVADELAGRVPEVLDEAVTQLARAGDLDPGPLWGAERRDHIGVLQRAVRAPDFLPEGHMIQALEAPLDGQLPVAGRTWRFRGYADRVDRTPAGTTIVTDYKLSQYISRVRDETGKLSNEIQLPVYLSLTGAGLGRYFSVNSAKVLQGAGPSWPSAKYSWAEHDAQVRSFLEGVRTDLQRGDFRARPDSAEQACTYCDLQPVCRFRSFAVKESA, encoded by the coding sequence ATGCTCATACGGACGCTCACCCTTCACCCCTCCCCTACCGTGCTGCGCCACCTCGCGCGTGCGCACCTCGCTGACAGCCCTGGCCTCACGCTGGTGCCGAATCTCGCTGCGGCCCGGTCCCTGCGGCAGCTCACGCGGCAGGCTCTTCCAACCGTCACCTTCGGTCAGCAGGCCCGGCGCGCGCTGGCCCGTACCGGCTGGCAGCCCCTGGGGCCAGCAGAGCACGAAGCGCGACTGCGAGAGCTGCTTGAGCGGCTGAATCTGGAGTACTTCGGGACCATTCTCGACCGGCCCAGCACCGTCAGCACCCTGGCTGGCGTCCTCCGGGCACTGCTGCGCGCCGATGCTTCGCGCCTGCCGCCGGGCCGCTCGGCTCGGGAGCGGGACCTCGCGCGGCTGCACCGCACCTGGGTACTCGAGCTCCTGCGCGACGAACGCTACGACCCGGCGGTTCCTGAGTTCTTCGCGGCGCGCACGGCAGTGTTCGCGCAAGCCCTCACGGTCACCGGCTTCGCGTATCTGGACGCCGCGCAGATCGCCTACCTCGACCGCCTGGCGGAAGGCGGCAGCCGGATGTTCCTGGCCGCGGCGGGTGACCCCGGGTTGTCTGAAGCGCAGCGCACCGCCGCTGCACTGACGGCGCGGGGATGGATCCCCGAACAGATAAGCGCAGTTCCGGCACGGACTCAACAGCAGCTGGGCCGCGTTGGGGACCGCGCCGCCCAGCATTTTCTCGAGGCAGACAACGCGTCCCCGCCGACGGTGGACGTCTTCATGCTGGCCGGCGTGGTCGAGGAGGCGCGTGAAGTCTTGCGGCAGGTCAAACGCGCACACCAGCAAGACGGCCGCCCCTGGCACGAACTGGCCATCATTGTCCGGGACGAGCCGACGTACCTGGCCCCACTGGTGGAAGCCGCGCAGATGTACGGGGTCCCGCTGGTCGGCCAGGCCCGGCGTTCTCTGGCCGCCACGCCGCTGGGCAGCCTGCTGCTCGCCTGGGTAGAGGCGGGGCAGCGTGACTGGACGTTTGGCGCTGCGCAACGCGTGCTGACCCATCCGCTGCTGCAGTTGCCCTTCGACGTGGGGGCCCGGCTCCGGTCGTTCGGTCGTCACGCTCCCAGCGGTCTGCAGGCCTGGGACAGCAGCCCGGCAACGCTGGCCTTTGCCTGGCCTGAGTCCGGCACGGGCCTGGAGTTCCTGCAGGCCCTCACCCGCGCGCTGACAGGAGCGGGTGTGCTCGCCAGGCAGCGCCATGACCCGGCGCTGGCCGCCGCGCTCGCTGCGCTGCAGCAGGCCCTGGCTCCGCTCCAGGCACTGCCCGAGGGGACCCGGGCAGCCTTCCTGACGGCCCTGGGCGGGGCGCTGCGGCGGGCGACGGTGCCGGTGCTGCCCAGCAAGGGCGGCGTGCGCCTGGCGACGCCGCTGGGGACACTGGGCCGCTCCTTTCAGGCCGTCTGGGTTCTGGGACTCGCCGAGGGCCTGTTTCCCCAGGTGGTCACGGACCCGCCGCTGCTTGACGCGCACCAGCGGGCCCACTGGTCGGAGTCGGGGGTGTACCTGCCCGGTGGTGTGGAGGCGCAGGCGATCGAGCGGGCGCTCTTCTTCCATGCCCTGGCCAGTGCGCGTGAGCGCCTGACCCTGACCCGGCCGGAGGTGGGAGCCGGGGGGAAGGTGGCGCTGCCCAGCTCGTTTCTGCGGGACTTTCCCACCGCCCGCCCCGTGCCCGAGCTGCATGCCGGCTCACGCCGGGAAGCGGAGATGCACCGGGCGCTGCTGGGAGAACTCGACGATCCGCGTGTGGCAGAGGCGGCGCGCCGGGAGGAACACCGGGAGCGCGGTCTGGACCCGGAGCCCGTGTTGCCCGGCACCGTCAACCCGGACACCTGGACCTGGAGCGCCAGCCAGCTGCACGCCTACGGTGCCTGCCGCTACCGCTGGTTCGGCAGCAAGGTCTTGCGGCTGGAAGCCTGGGTGCCGCCCACCCGCGGCCTGGACCCCCTCACGCGGGGCCGCCTGTACCACTTGGCCCTGGAGCGGCTGCTCTCGCCCTGGGTAGGCCGCGCGGCCCCGGTAGCCGACGAGCTGGCCGGGCGGGTGCCGGAGGTGCTGGATGAGGCCGTCACCCAGCTCGCCCGCGCCGGGGACCTCGACCCCGGTCCACTGTGGGGGGCAGAGCGCCGGGACCACATCGGGGTGCTGCAGCGGGCAGTGCGTGCTCCGGACTTCCTGCCCGAAGGCCATATGATCCAGGCCCTCGAAGCGCCGCTGGACGGTCAGCTACCTGTGGCTGGCAGGACCTGGAGATTTCGCGGCTACGCCGACCGTGTGGACCGGACGCCCGCCGGGACGACAATAGTCACGGATTACAAGCTGAGCCAGTACATCAGCCGGGTGCGGGACGAGACTGGAAAACTCAGCAACGAGATTCAGTTGCCGGTCTATCTCTCCCTCACGGGCGCTGGCCTCGGCCGCTACTTCAGCGTCAACAGCGCCAAGGTGCTGCAGGGCGCTGGACCGAGCTGGCCCTCCGCGAAGTACAGCTGGGCGGAACATGACGCTCAGGTCCGGTCGTTCCTGGAGGGTGTGCGGACCGACCTGCAGCGGGGAGACTTCCGCGCCCGTCCGGACTCCGCGGAGCAGGCCTGCACCTACTGTGACCTGCAGCCGGTGTGCCGCTTCCGGAGCTTTGCGGTGAAGGAGAGCGCGTGA
- a CDS encoding BrxA family protein yields MPMTRPTYTALTNTQFLLAESSQVAQALLEGADWALLRRAAQEGRLFGRGRASSQLTVLTALRGRFHEVPREVLPELAAGTLEARRLLVLGMITRRKPLLRDFIGQVLLHQWQRLAPRVTDADARAFLTHQAEQHPEVATWSPATQQKTRGNLTRFLVDAGLLKESRQGEFEILPQYLSPQVRAAVHDLDPHLPVLLEALK; encoded by the coding sequence ATGCCTATGACCCGGCCCACGTACACCGCGCTGACCAACACTCAATTTCTGCTGGCCGAAAGCAGCCAGGTGGCCCAGGCTCTGCTGGAAGGTGCGGACTGGGCCCTCCTGCGCCGCGCTGCTCAGGAGGGCCGTCTGTTCGGCCGTGGCCGGGCCAGCAGCCAGCTCACGGTGCTGACTGCGTTGCGGGGACGCTTCCACGAGGTTCCCCGTGAGGTGCTTCCGGAACTGGCTGCTGGCACCCTCGAGGCAAGACGCCTGCTCGTGCTCGGAATGATCACGAGGAGAAAGCCGCTGCTGCGCGATTTTATCGGCCAGGTTCTGCTGCACCAGTGGCAACGTCTGGCCCCGCGGGTCACGGACGCCGACGCCCGCGCCTTTCTGACCCACCAGGCCGAGCAGCACCCGGAGGTGGCCACGTGGTCGCCAGCGACCCAGCAAAAGACGCGGGGCAACCTCACCCGTTTTCTGGTGGATGCCGGCCTCCTGAAAGAGAGCCGTCAAGGTGAGTTTGAGATCCTGCCGCAGTACCTCTCCCCCCAGGTCAGGGCTGCCGTGCATGACCTTGACCCCCATCTTCCTGTGCTGCTGGAGGCCCTGAAATGA